The Selenomonadales bacterium genome contains the following window.
ACGCTAAGTATCGAGATCTGTGGGAACACGACTTGCCGCGCGAAATGCTTTATCAGCTTAGCATTTATGCCTTAGCGCAGGGTTCTGGTGGGCACGCTACTATTCTGTATCCTACGCTGAATCCGCTGGCCACTGATGCGCAAGTGGACCTAAGACCATATGGTGGAGGAGTATCGCATGTGGTTCTCCGCCCTGTGAATATGGTTGCTCTCGACGATTCATTGGCAGACCAATCAGTCTCAGGTCATCGCAAGCGGCGCGCACTGGCTGAGGGCTGGGTATAGGGCGGGGGAGCTACGAGAGGGAGGGGCTATAGTAGTGATTCTCGTTCGGTTCTACTTCGAGCAACGGCCTGACCAGGACTTGCCTTTACCTTTGATTTGTCATAGAATAAAAGTAAAGCAGCATGGGAGGTGGTAAGGTTGCTGGCAAAGGTGTCGTCCAAGGGGCAGATTGTTTTACCGAAGGCAGTGCGTGAAAAGTTGAATGTAAGGGCAGGGTCCTTTGTCCGTTTCGAGCAGACCGCCGATGGTTTTAAGGTTGTAAAAGGCGACGGCCTTACATCATTGCAGGGGAAGTTTAAACAGCAGGCGGCAAAAACCGGCATCAGCGTGGATGCTGCCATACAGGCGGCCAGAGAGGAGGTCGCCCATGGGCGGGCAAAACGGTGAAGTCATTGACGCCAATGTCGTGCTGCGCTATCTAGTTGATGATGGGGATCAGGCGACGCGCGCTGGGCTGCTATTGCAGGCAGCGGACCAAGAAGAAAAAACACTGCTGTTGCCAGACTTGGCGCTGGCAGATATTGTGTGGGTTCTAGAGAAGGTATACAAAACGCCGCGACCTGAGATTAGAGATGCAGTAAGCGTGTTGCTGAGTGTGCGCGGGTTGAAGTTCAGCGCAGGAAAGGCGCTGGTCGCAGATGCTTTGGCATTGTATGCGGAGAAGAACAT
Protein-coding sequences here:
- a CDS encoding AbrB/MazE/SpoVT family DNA-binding domain-containing protein translates to MLAKVSSKGQIVLPKAVREKLNVRAGSFVRFEQTADGFKVVKGDGLTSLQGKFKQQAAKTGISVDAAIQAAREEVAHGRAKR
- a CDS encoding PIN domain-containing protein, with amino-acid sequence MGGQNGEVIDANVVLRYLVDDGDQATRAGLLLQAADQEEKTLLLPDLALADIVWVLEKVYKTPRPEIRDAVSVLLSVRGLKFSAGKALVADALALYAEKNIDWSDAFIAGQMTGMKLRTIYSFDKDFDRIPGIQRVEP